Proteins encoded in a region of the Dorea longicatena genome:
- a CDS encoding RnfABCDGE type electron transport complex subunit G encodes MNKIVKNTLILTLITVIAGFLLGAVYEITKDPIAQSQEKTKKEAWQAVFSDVKLDDFKAEDVDQKAASKAVKDMGTNATVDEVCTAGDEGYVITTTDKDGFGGNIQITVGIKKDGTINGVSILSISETAGLGMKATEPSFYNQYVNKKADKFVVSKDGGDGEQIDALSGATITSRAVTGAVNTALGYYQNAFK; translated from the coding sequence ATGAATAAGATTGTTAAGAATACACTGATCCTTACATTGATTACTGTAATTGCCGGATTCTTACTCGGAGCTGTATATGAGATCACAAAAGATCCGATTGCCCAGTCTCAGGAAAAGACAAAGAAAGAAGCATGGCAGGCGGTATTTTCAGATGTGAAGCTTGATGATTTTAAAGCAGAAGATGTAGATCAGAAAGCAGCAAGTAAGGCTGTAAAAGATATGGGTACAAATGCAACAGTTGATGAAGTCTGTACAGCAGGTGATGAAGGATATGTCATCACAACAACAGATAAAGACGGATTCGGCGGCAATATCCAGATCACAGTTGGTATTAAGAAAGACGGAACCATCAATGGTGTGTCTATCCTTTCTATCAGTGAGACAGCAGGACTTGGTATGAAAGCTACAGAGCCTTCATTCTATAATCAGTATGTGAATAAAAAAGCTGATAAATTCGTAGTTTCCAAAGACGGTGGCGACGGAGAACAGATTGATGCCTTAAGTGGTGCAACCATTACTTCAAGAGCTGTAACAGGAGCTGTCAATACAGCACTTGGATATTATCAGAATGCATTTAAGTAA
- a CDS encoding RnfABCDGE type electron transport complex subunit D yields the protein MSSSPHIRSKATTSNIMLLVAIALLPASAFGVWNFGLPAFGMLVTTTVVAVLTEYIYEKLMHKKITINDWSAAVTGLLLGLNMPPTAPWWMGAIGSVFAILIVKQLFGGLGQNFMNPALGARCFLLLSFTSQMTSFVYDGVTGATPLAQLKAGNAVNTMDMLIGKIPGTIGETSVIAIVIGAIFLILMGVIDIRIPGTYIVTFVIFIGIFGHIANPDVGFFDPQYITAHLCGGGLMLGAWFMATDYVTSPITPKGQYVYGIILGVLTGLFRLFGGSAEGVSYAIIISNLLVPLIERVTLPKPFGKGGEK from the coding sequence ATGTCATCTTCACCACATATTCGTTCCAAAGCGACTACCAGCAATATTATGCTTCTGGTAGCCATCGCACTTTTGCCGGCGTCTGCATTTGGTGTATGGAACTTTGGACTGCCGGCATTCGGAATGCTGGTTACAACAACAGTTGTAGCAGTACTGACGGAGTACATATATGAAAAATTAATGCATAAAAAGATTACGATCAACGACTGGAGTGCAGCTGTAACAGGTCTGTTACTTGGTCTGAATATGCCGCCTACAGCACCATGGTGGATGGGTGCGATCGGTAGTGTGTTCGCAATCCTGATCGTAAAACAGTTATTCGGAGGTCTGGGACAGAACTTCATGAACCCTGCCCTCGGAGCAAGATGTTTCCTTCTGCTTTCATTTACAAGCCAGATGACAAGCTTTGTATATGATGGTGTGACAGGAGCTACACCACTTGCACAGTTAAAAGCTGGTAACGCAGTAAATACAATGGATATGCTGATTGGTAAGATTCCTGGAACCATCGGTGAGACATCTGTAATCGCTATCGTGATCGGAGCCATCTTCCTGATCCTGATGGGTGTGATCGATATTCGTATTCCTGGAACATATATTGTTACATTTGTGATCTTTATCGGAATCTTCGGACATATTGCAAATCCGGATGTTGGATTCTTTGATCCACAGTATATCACAGCACATCTCTGTGGAGGCGGACTGATGCTTGGTGCATGGTTCATGGCAACTGATTATGTAACATCTCCGATCACACCGAAAGGACAGTATGTATACGGTATTATCCTTGGCGTGTTAACAGGTCTGTTCCGTCTGTTTGGCGGTTCCGCAGAAGGAGTTTCTTATGCGATCATCATCAGTAACCTTCTGGTGCCATTGATCGAAAGAGTTACTCTTCCAAAACCATTCGGTAAAGGAGGAGAAAAATAA
- a CDS encoding sodium ion-translocating decarboxylase subunit beta, which produces MEYITTTLGNLVHQTAFFSLTWGNVVMIAVACVFLYLAIRHGFEPLLLVPIAFGMLLVNIYPDIMLHAEDAANGTGGLLYYFYKLDEWSILPSLIFMGVGAMTDFGPLIANPKSFLLGASAQFGIFAAYLGAMAMGFSDKAAAAISIIGGADGPTSIFLAGKLQQTALLGPIAVAAYSYMSLVPIIQPPIMKLLTTEKERKIKMEQLRPVSRLEKILFPIIVTIVVCVILPTTAPLVGMLMLGNLFRESGVVRQLTETASNAMMYIVVILLGTSVGATTSAEAFLNMDTIKIVILGLIAFAFGTAAGVLFGKLMCVATHGKVNPLIGSAGVSAVPMAARVSQKVGAEADPTNFLLMHAMGPNVAGVIGTAVAAGTFMAIFGVGI; this is translated from the coding sequence ATGGAATATATAACGACAACATTAGGAAACCTCGTGCATCAGACGGCGTTTTTCAGTCTTACATGGGGCAATGTAGTCATGATCGCGGTTGCATGTGTTTTCCTTTATCTTGCAATCAGACACGGATTCGAGCCTCTGCTTCTTGTTCCAATCGCATTCGGTATGTTACTGGTTAACATTTATCCGGACATCATGCTTCATGCAGAAGATGCGGCAAATGGAACAGGCGGACTGCTTTACTACTTCTATAAACTGGATGAGTGGTCAATCCTCCCTTCCCTGATCTTCATGGGTGTAGGAGCGATGACAGACTTCGGACCACTGATCGCTAACCCTAAGAGCTTCCTTCTTGGTGCCTCTGCTCAGTTCGGTATCTTTGCAGCATACCTTGGAGCGATGGCTATGGGATTCTCTGACAAAGCGGCAGCAGCGATCTCAATCATTGGTGGAGCTGATGGACCTACCTCTATCTTCCTTGCAGGTAAGTTACAGCAGACAGCTTTACTTGGACCAATCGCAGTAGCAGCATATTCTTATATGTCACTGGTACCGATTATCCAGCCACCGATCATGAAGCTTCTGACAACAGAAAAAGAACGTAAGATTAAGATGGAACAGTTAAGACCTGTTTCCAGGCTTGAGAAGATCTTATTCCCAATCATCGTTACGATCGTTGTGTGTGTAATTCTTCCTACAACAGCACCACTGGTTGGTATGTTAATGCTTGGTAACCTGTTCCGTGAGTCTGGAGTTGTAAGACAGTTAACAGAGACAGCTTCCAATGCAATGATGTACATCGTAGTTATCCTGCTTGGAACATCCGTAGGAGCAACAACAAGTGCTGAGGCATTCCTTAATATGGATACGATCAAGATCGTAATTCTTGGTTTGATCGCATTCGCATTCGGTACAGCAGCAGGTGTACTGTTCGGTAAACTGATGTGTGTTGCAACACATGGTAAGGTTAATCCACTGATTGGTTCTGCCGGTGTATCTGCAGTTCCAATGGCAGCCAGAGTATCACAGAAGGTCGGAGCTGAAGCAGACCCGACAAACTTCCTTCTGATGCATGCTATGGGACCAAACGTTGCGGGTGTTATTGGTACAGCCGTAGCTGCCGGAACATTCATGGCAATCTTTGGCGTAGGAATTTAA
- a CDS encoding oxaloacetate decarboxylase subunit alpha — protein sequence MADIVKKPVEITETILRDAHQSLIATRMTTEQMLPIVDKMDKVGYHSVECWGGATFDASLRFLKEDPWERLRKFRDGFKNTKLQMLFRGQNILGYRPYADDVVEYFVQKSAANGIDIIRIFDCLNDLRNLKTAVKAANKEKVEAQIALSYTLGDAYTLDYWVDIAKKIEEMGANSICIKDMAGLLTPYKATELIGAMKEAVDLPIQLHTHYTSGVASMTYMKAVEAGVDVIDTAISPFALGTSQPATEVMVETFKGTPYDTGLDQKLLAEIADYFRPIRDEALDSGLLNPKNLGVNIKTLLYQVPGGMLSNLTSQLKEQGAEDKFYDVLEEVPRVRKDLGEPPLVTPSSQIVGTQAVFNVLMGERYKVATKETKDLLSGKYGQTVKPMNPDVIKKVLGDDPEIITCRPADLIPDELDTLRKECEQWIQQDEDVLSYALFPQVAVEFFKYREAQQTKVDATVADTENGSYPV from the coding sequence ATGGCAGATATAGTAAAAAAACCTGTAGAGATTACAGAAACGATCCTGCGTGATGCGCATCAGTCTCTGATCGCAACCCGTATGACAACAGAGCAGATGCTCCCGATCGTTGATAAAATGGACAAGGTTGGGTATCATTCCGTAGAGTGCTGGGGTGGAGCTACATTCGATGCATCTCTTCGTTTCTTAAAAGAAGATCCATGGGAAAGACTTCGTAAATTCCGTGATGGATTCAAAAATACAAAACTTCAGATGTTATTCCGTGGACAGAACATCTTAGGATATCGTCCATACGCAGATGATGTGGTAGAATATTTCGTACAGAAATCTGCTGCCAATGGAATCGACATCATCCGTATCTTTGACTGCTTAAATGATCTTCGTAACCTGAAGACAGCAGTTAAGGCTGCAAACAAAGAAAAAGTAGAAGCTCAGATCGCATTATCTTACACTTTGGGTGATGCTTATACACTAGATTACTGGGTAGACATTGCCAAGAAGATTGAAGAGATGGGTGCAAACTCTATCTGTATCAAAGATATGGCTGGTCTTCTGACACCGTATAAGGCAACAGAGCTGATCGGAGCAATGAAAGAAGCTGTAGATCTTCCAATCCAGCTTCATACACACTACACATCAGGTGTTGCTTCTATGACTTACATGAAAGCAGTAGAGGCCGGTGTAGATGTCATTGATACCGCAATCTCACCATTCGCACTTGGAACATCTCAGCCTGCAACAGAAGTTATGGTTGAGACATTCAAGGGAACACCTTATGATACAGGATTAGACCAGAAACTTCTGGCAGAGATCGCTGACTATTTCCGTCCAATCCGTGACGAAGCTCTTGACAGCGGACTCTTAAATCCAAAGAACCTTGGTGTTAACATCAAGACTCTTCTGTATCAGGTACCAGGCGGAATGCTTTCTAACCTGACATCACAGTTAAAAGAGCAGGGTGCTGAAGACAAGTTCTACGATGTACTTGAGGAAGTGCCAAGAGTACGTAAAGACCTTGGAGAACCACCACTTGTAACACCTTCATCACAGATCGTTGGTACACAGGCTGTATTTAACGTACTGATGGGAGAACGTTACAAAGTTGCTACAAAAGAGACAAAAGACCTCTTAAGTGGAAAATACGGACAGACAGTAAAACCGATGAATCCAGACGTAATCAAGAAAGTACTTGGAGACGATCCTGAGATCATCACATGCCGTCCTGCAGACCTGATTCCGGACGAATTAGATACACTCCGCAAAGAATGCGAACAGTGGATCCAGCAGGATGAAGACGTACTGTCTTATGCTCTGTTCCCACAGGTTGCTGTTGAGTTCTTTAAGTATAGAGAGGCACAGCAGACGAAGGTGGATGCGACGGTAGCGGATACGGAAAACGGAAGTTATCCTGTATAG
- the rsxC gene encoding electron transport complex subunit RsxC — MALLTFKGGIHPDDGKSLAKDKAIVDVKPKGDLVYPVSQHIGAPANPVVAVGDHVLKGQMIAEAGGFVSAPIYASVSGTVKAIAPHLNPTGGRVNSIVIENDGEYKEVEYPAVTPLEDMSKEDILNAIGTAGVVGMGGAGFPTRVKLSPKEPEKIDYIIANCAECEPYITADYRTMIETPEKLVGGMKIILRLFDNAKGIFGVEDNKPDCIEKLRELTKDEPRMEVLALKTKYPQGGERQLIYATTGRAINSAMLPADAGCVVDNVATMVSVYQAVVEGKPSMERVVTVSGDAVAEPGNFRVPFGINQQELVEAAGGFKTEPEKLISGGPMMGFSMFSLDVPVTKTSSSILGFTKDEVAKMEPSACINCGRCVEACPSRLIPSRLADYAEHHDEEKFTKHEGLECMECGSCSFVCPAKRPLKQAIGSMRKIALANRRKKK, encoded by the coding sequence ATGGCATTGTTAACATTTAAGGGTGGTATTCACCCGGATGACGGCAAGAGCCTGGCTAAAGATAAGGCAATTGTCGATGTAAAACCTAAGGGCGATCTGGTGTACCCTGTATCACAGCATATCGGTGCTCCGGCAAATCCTGTGGTAGCCGTTGGCGATCATGTTTTAAAAGGCCAGATGATAGCAGAAGCAGGAGGATTCGTATCTGCTCCGATTTATGCATCTGTATCTGGAACTGTAAAAGCAATCGCACCACATCTGAATCCGACAGGAGGAAGAGTGAACAGTATCGTGATCGAAAATGATGGCGAATACAAAGAAGTGGAATATCCAGCTGTAACTCCGTTAGAAGACATGAGCAAGGAAGATATCCTGAATGCGATTGGAACAGCGGGAGTAGTAGGTATGGGTGGTGCCGGTTTCCCTACGAGAGTAAAACTTTCACCAAAGGAACCGGAAAAGATTGATTACATCATTGCAAACTGTGCGGAGTGTGAGCCATATATCACAGCTGACTACAGAACAATGATCGAGACTCCGGAAAAGCTGGTTGGAGGAATGAAGATTATCCTCCGTCTGTTCGACAACGCGAAAGGAATCTTTGGTGTAGAGGACAACAAACCAGACTGTATCGAAAAATTAAGAGAACTGACAAAAGATGAACCTCGTATGGAAGTTCTGGCACTGAAGACCAAGTATCCTCAGGGTGGTGAGCGTCAGCTTATTTACGCTACAACAGGGCGCGCAATTAATTCCGCAATGCTTCCGGCAGACGCAGGATGTGTTGTAGATAATGTGGCAACAATGGTAAGCGTGTACCAGGCTGTTGTAGAAGGAAAGCCTTCAATGGAACGTGTTGTAACAGTAAGTGGGGACGCTGTTGCAGAGCCAGGCAATTTCAGAGTACCATTTGGCATCAATCAGCAGGAGCTTGTAGAGGCAGCAGGAGGATTTAAAACAGAGCCTGAGAAACTGATCTCCGGCGGACCGATGATGGGATTCTCTATGTTCTCATTAGATGTACCTGTAACAAAGACTTCTTCATCTATTCTTGGATTTACCAAAGATGAAGTGGCTAAGATGGAACCATCTGCATGTATCAACTGTGGACGTTGTGTAGAAGCCTGTCCAAGCCGCCTGATCCCATCGAGACTGGCGGATTATGCAGAACATCATGACGAAGAGAAGTTTACAAAACACGAAGGACTCGAATGTATGGAATGTGGTTCCTGCAGTTTCGTATGTCCGGCAAAACGTCCGCTGAAACAGGCAATCGGATCTATGAGAAAGATTGCATTGGCGAACCGTAGAAAGAAAAAATAA
- a CDS encoding biotin/lipoyl-containing protein translates to MKNYTITVNGNVYDVTVEENGAGAAPVARPAAAPKAAPAAAPAAPKAAPAGGAGSIEVKAGAAGKVFKIEANVGQAVKKGDAVVIIEAMKMEIPVVAPEDGTVASIDVAVGDAIDSGAVLATLN, encoded by the coding sequence ATGAAAAATTATACAATCACAGTGAATGGCAATGTATATGATGTAACAGTAGAAGAAAACGGAGCAGGTGCAGCACCAGTTGCAAGACCTGCAGCAGCACCGAAGGCAGCTCCTGCGGCAGCACCAGCAGCACCAAAGGCAGCACCTGCAGGTGGAGCAGGATCCATCGAAGTAAAAGCCGGAGCAGCCGGAAAAGTATTCAAGATCGAAGCAAATGTAGGTCAGGCTGTAAAGAAAGGTGATGCAGTTGTCATCATCGAGGCTATGAAGATGGAAATCCCAGTTGTAGCACCGGAAGACGGAACCGTTGCAAGCATTGATGTAGCAGTAGGCGATGCAATTGATTCAGGCGCTGTTCTTGCTACATTGAACTAA
- the rpsA gene encoding 30S ribosomal protein S1 translates to MSELTFEQMLEESFKTIRNGEVVDGTVIDVKPDEIILNIGYKADGIITRNEYTNEANVDLTTVVSVGDKMSAKVLKVNDGEGQVLLTYKRLAAEKGNERLKEAFENHEVLKAPVTQILGGGLSVVVDEARVFIPASLVSDTYEKDLSKYQGQEIEFVISEFNPRRNRVIGDRRQLLVAERAEKQKELFAKINVGDRMEGTVKNVTDFGAFIDLGGVDGLLHISEMSWGRVENPKKVFQVGDKVEVMIKDIHDTKIALSLKFPETNPWANAAEDYAVGTVITGKVARMTDFGAFVELAPGVDALLHVSQISRAHVDKPSDVLSVGQEITAKIVDLNEAEKKISLSMKALEQPEEAAEETDAE, encoded by the coding sequence ATGTCAGAATTAACTTTTGAACAAATGTTGGAAGAGTCTTTTAAGACAATAAGAAATGGAGAGGTTGTAGATGGTACAGTCATCGACGTTAAACCTGATGAAATCATCTTGAATATAGGCTACAAAGCAGACGGTATCATTACAAGAAATGAGTATACTAACGAAGCAAACGTTGATCTTACAACAGTTGTATCCGTTGGTGATAAGATGAGCGCAAAAGTCCTGAAAGTAAATGACGGAGAAGGACAGGTTCTGCTGACATATAAGAGACTTGCAGCAGAAAAAGGTAATGAAAGATTAAAAGAAGCATTCGAGAATCATGAAGTATTAAAAGCTCCTGTAACTCAGATTCTTGGCGGCGGATTAAGCGTAGTAGTTGATGAAGCAAGAGTATTCATTCCTGCAAGCCTTGTTTCTGACACATATGAAAAAGACCTGAGTAAATATCAGGGACAGGAAATTGAATTCGTAATCAGCGAGTTTAATCCTAGAAGAAATCGTGTGATCGGTGACAGAAGACAGCTTCTTGTTGCTGAACGTGCTGAAAAACAGAAAGAACTGTTTGCTAAGATTAACGTAGGTGACAGAATGGAAGGAACTGTAAAGAACGTTACAGATTTCGGAGCATTCATCGACCTTGGCGGAGTAGACGGACTTCTTCATATCTCTGAGATGTCTTGGGGACGTGTTGAGAATCCTAAGAAGGTTTTCCAGGTTGGAGATAAAGTAGAAGTGATGATCAAAGATATCCATGATACAAAGATCGCACTCAGCCTGAAATTCCCAGAGACAAATCCATGGGCTAATGCAGCAGAGGATTATGCAGTCGGAACAGTAATTACAGGTAAGGTTGCAAGAATGACAGACTTCGGAGCATTTGTTGAACTGGCTCCAGGAGTAGATGCATTACTTCATGTTTCTCAGATTTCAAGAGCACATGTTGATAAACCGTCTGATGTACTTTCAGTTGGACAGGAAATCACAGCTAAGATCGTTGATCTGAATGAAGCTGAGAAGAAGATCAGCCTGAGCATGAAAGCTTTAGAACAGCCGGAAGAAGCTGCAGAAGAGACAGACGCTGAGTAA
- the ispH gene encoding 4-hydroxy-3-methylbut-2-enyl diphosphate reductase gives MNVELAKTAGFCFGVKRAVDTVYKQIEKHQSEKIFTYGPIIHNEEVIKDLRSHGVEVLNGEEELKTVDADVVVIRSHGVAKYIYDIMDERGITCVDATCPFVKKIHKIVAEESAKGSYIVIIGNGEHPEVEGIRGWAGEQVTVIQTPEDAERFELPEKEQKVCIVAQTTFNYNKFKELVEIISKKRYDIVVLNTICNATKERQTEARQIAARVDAMVVIGDKRSSNTQKLFEICKEECLNTYYIQTLDDLDINQLRSVESVGITAGASTPNKIIEEVQNNVRINF, from the coding sequence ATGAATGTTGAACTGGCAAAAACAGCAGGATTTTGCTTTGGAGTAAAGCGTGCAGTAGATACAGTGTATAAACAGATAGAAAAACATCAAAGTGAAAAGATATTCACTTATGGACCGATCATCCATAATGAAGAAGTGATCAAAGATCTGAGAAGCCATGGAGTAGAAGTCCTGAATGGTGAAGAAGAATTGAAAACAGTGGATGCGGATGTGGTTGTGATCCGGTCTCATGGTGTAGCAAAATACATTTATGATATCATGGATGAACGCGGGATTACATGTGTAGATGCGACTTGTCCTTTTGTGAAGAAAATTCATAAGATTGTTGCAGAAGAAAGTGCCAAAGGATCGTACATTGTGATCATCGGAAATGGCGAACATCCGGAGGTAGAAGGTATCCGCGGATGGGCAGGAGAACAGGTGACTGTGATACAGACTCCGGAAGATGCAGAAAGATTTGAATTGCCTGAAAAAGAACAGAAAGTATGTATCGTGGCCCAGACGACATTTAACTACAATAAATTCAAAGAATTAGTTGAAATTATTTCAAAAAAGAGGTATGATATAGTTGTTTTAAATACGATTTGCAATGCGACGAAAGAAAGGCAGACTGAGGCTCGTCAAATTGCAGCGAGAGTAGATGCTATGGTTGTGATAGGTGATAAGCGTAGTTCGAATACTCAGAAGCTATTTGAAATCTGCAAAGAGGAATGTTTGAATACGTACTATATACAGACACTTGACGATTTGGATATTAATCAATTAAGGTCCGTGGAATCAGTAGGTATTACAGCAGGGGCATCCACGCCCAATAAAATAATTGAGGAGGTTCAAAATAATGTCAGAATTAACTTTTGA
- the cmk gene encoding (d)CMP kinase, whose amino-acid sequence MGYNVAIDGPAGAGKSTIAKLVAKEKGYIYVDTGAMYRGLAIHFLNKGIEPGETDKVIEACKDAEVTIAYEDGVQHVYLNGNDISSRLRNEEVGNMASVTSAIPEVRKKLLELQQNLAKTQDVIMDGRDIGTCVLPGADVKIYLTASVETRAKRRYDELKEKGEDCNLEEIAHDIEERDHRDMTREIAPLKQAEDAVLVDSSHMTIEEVVKAIVDLCK is encoded by the coding sequence ATGGGATATAACGTAGCAATAGATGGACCGGCAGGAGCCGGAAAAAGCACGATCGCAAAACTTGTAGCAAAAGAAAAGGGATACATTTATGTAGACACAGGGGCAATGTACAGAGGCCTTGCAATTCATTTCCTGAATAAGGGCATTGAACCGGGAGAGACGGATAAAGTGATCGAAGCATGTAAAGATGCAGAAGTAACAATCGCCTATGAAGATGGTGTGCAGCATGTATACCTGAATGGTAATGATATTTCATCACGTCTGAGAAATGAAGAAGTGGGGAACATGGCATCTGTAACATCTGCAATTCCGGAAGTGCGTAAGAAGTTACTGGAACTGCAGCAGAACCTGGCGAAGACACAGGATGTAATTATGGACGGAAGAGATATCGGTACATGTGTCCTGCCGGGCGCAGACGTAAAGATCTATCTGACCGCCAGTGTAGAGACCAGGGCGAAGAGACGGTATGACGAACTTAAGGAAAAAGGCGAGGACTGCAATCTGGAAGAAATCGCACACGACATCGAAGAACGTGATCACAGAGATATGACCCGTGAGATCGCACCGTTAAAGCAGGCAGAGGATGCAGTGCTGGTAGACAGCTCACACATGACGATCGAAGAAGTGGTAAAAGCAATCGTAGATTTGTGCAAATAG
- a CDS encoding NAD(P)/FAD-dependent oxidoreductase — MSKVVVIGGGAAGMFASIAAAGCGHQVVVYEKNEKLGKKLYITGKGRCNITNACDMEGLFDAVRTNAKFLYSSFYGYTNQQVIDFFERIGVPTKIERGDRVFPVSDHSSDVIRGLEREMDRLGVKVHLRTAVKKVVAKDGHFEKIILGDQRQIHADACIVATGGLSYQSTGSTGDGFRFAESLGHTVTDCMPALVPMECKEEWVPELQGLSLRNVNVTILDGKKKLYDDFGEMLFTHYGVSGPLILSASSYVGKKLKAKELTLKIDLKPALSEEQLDHRVLREFEENQNRQFKNAVHKLFPSKLIPVMIELSGIDPEKKVNVITKEERLGFVRLIKGLTCTLTDLRDYNEAIITKGGIKIKEVDPGTMESKLVKGLHFAGEVLDLDAVTGGFNLQIAWSTAYAAGTGIQI; from the coding sequence ATGAGTAAAGTAGTTGTCATCGGAGGCGGTGCGGCAGGAATGTTTGCCTCTATTGCAGCGGCCGGGTGTGGACATCAGGTCGTGGTATATGAAAAGAATGAAAAGCTTGGAAAGAAACTTTATATCACGGGAAAAGGCAGATGCAATATTACCAATGCCTGTGATATGGAAGGCCTGTTCGATGCGGTCAGAACAAATGCAAAGTTTTTATACAGTAGTTTTTATGGATACACGAATCAGCAGGTGATTGATTTCTTTGAACGAATCGGTGTGCCGACAAAGATTGAGCGCGGCGACCGTGTGTTCCCGGTGTCGGATCATTCTTCGGACGTGATCCGCGGGCTGGAGCGGGAGATGGACCGCCTGGGTGTGAAAGTACATCTGCGGACAGCTGTGAAAAAGGTTGTCGCAAAAGACGGACATTTTGAAAAAATCATACTTGGAGATCAGAGACAGATTCATGCGGATGCCTGTATCGTTGCAACTGGAGGGTTGTCTTATCAGTCAACAGGATCAACCGGAGATGGATTCCGGTTTGCAGAAAGTCTCGGACATACGGTGACGGATTGTATGCCTGCGCTTGTGCCGATGGAATGTAAAGAGGAGTGGGTGCCTGAATTGCAGGGACTTTCACTTCGAAATGTTAATGTAACGATTCTTGACGGCAAGAAAAAGCTGTATGATGATTTTGGAGAAATGTTATTCACGCATTACGGTGTGAGTGGACCGCTGATCCTAAGTGCCAGCAGTTATGTGGGAAAGAAATTGAAGGCAAAAGAACTGACACTTAAGATTGATCTGAAACCAGCTCTTTCGGAAGAACAGCTTGATCACAGAGTGCTCCGGGAATTTGAAGAGAATCAGAACCGACAGTTTAAGAACGCGGTGCACAAGCTGTTCCCGTCGAAACTGATCCCGGTTATGATTGAACTGAGCGGGATTGATCCCGAGAAGAAGGTCAATGTGATCACGAAAGAAGAACGTCTTGGATTTGTAAGACTGATCAAGGGCCTGACGTGTACATTGACAGATTTAAGAGATTATAACGAGGCAATCATAACTAAAGGTGGAATTAAAATCAAAGAAGTTGATCCTGGAACGATGGAATCCAAACTGGTGAAGGGATTACATTTTGCAGGAGAGGTACTGGATCTGGATGCGGTAACAGGTGGATTCAACCTTCAGATCGCGTGGTCTACGGCATATGCGGCCGGAACGGGGATCCAGATATAG
- a CDS encoding MurR/RpiR family transcriptional regulator, with protein MSAKNELLKMIDERYHKFSKGQKKLADFIREDYDKAAFLTAAKMGGEVGVSESTVVRFATALGYDGYPEFQKALGELVRMKLNSIQRMEVTYGRISQGEILTSVLHSDIEKIKLTMEAIDHEAFEMAVDTILKAKRIYVIGIRSCSPLASFLSFYLNLICENVTAVNTNSSSEIFEQLIRVSEDDVVIGISFPRYSMRTLKALEFASNRKATVITLTDSVHSPMTLYSSCNLIARSDMASIVDSLVAPLSVINALVVALCMKKQKEVITTLETLEQIWDEYQVYSKDELNMVDDRVELSGNEKE; from the coding sequence ATGAGCGCAAAGAATGAACTGCTGAAGATGATCGATGAAAGATATCACAAATTCAGCAAAGGACAGAAAAAACTGGCGGATTTTATCCGTGAGGATTATGATAAGGCAGCTTTTTTGACAGCTGCGAAGATGGGGGGAGAGGTCGGTGTCAGTGAATCGACGGTGGTGAGATTTGCGACGGCCCTTGGATATGACGGATATCCGGAATTTCAGAAAGCTCTGGGAGAACTGGTGAGGATGAAGCTGAATTCCATCCAGCGTATGGAAGTGACGTATGGACGGATCAGCCAGGGGGAGATTCTGACATCGGTTCTGCATTCGGATATTGAGAAGATCAAGCTTACGATGGAAGCAATTGATCATGAAGCATTTGAGATGGCGGTAGATACGATCCTGAAAGCAAAGAGGATCTATGTGATCGGGATACGAAGCTGTTCGCCACTTGCAAGTTTCTTAAGTTTTTATCTGAATCTGATCTGTGAGAATGTGACAGCGGTTAATACGAACAGTTCTAGTGAGATTTTTGAACAACTGATCCGTGTCAGCGAGGATGATGTGGTGATCGGGATCAGCTTTCCCAGATATTCGATGCGTACTTTGAAAGCACTGGAATTTGCAAGTAATAGAAAAGCAACAGTGATCACGTTGACGGACAGTGTACATTCTCCGATGACACTGTATTCTTCCTGCAATCTGATCGCAAGAAGTGATATGGCGTCAATCGTAGATTCGCTGGTAGCACCATTGAGTGTGATCAATGCGCTGGTGGTAGCTCTTTGTATGAAGAAACAGAAAGAGGTTATCACAACACTTGAGACATTGGAGCAGATCTGGGATGAATATCAGGTGTATAGCAAAGATGAATTGAATATGGTGGACGACAGAGTCGAACTTTCCGGAAATGAGAAAGAGTAG